From the Hymenobacter yonginensis genome, one window contains:
- a CDS encoding carboxypeptidase-like regulatory domain-containing protein, producing MSLPLRALFCLLLLALPLHLPAQQRLATARQRSYLTKVFHLTDAQTRQLYETDLSRARPEFFTQPVDSFPTDSAALGRRRPLPPGYYLVAHTEGAQLVYWLRAVTDRQLTLLDNQTDLTLLVRDSLGRLLEDAHVSLPKGQLVPFDAATRSYRLPGKAGRAGLLAVEHGGRTTFHALEQTFPSGERRRPVWGWRRVVYGFPLGYLTRPVRSLYFQLRNPSYTTTGLVGLLRSVFSEDVRDQRQSRRQDRHQDEWVSYLALSKPLYRPTHDTLRLKARILRQRDGRPYNRPLELWLTGDYQAKTRPLAVLKPVRPGSYEYTLPLSDTLNLRADQTVRVRLLEPGDAGKQLASGSFRLEDYELKNTRYTLRAAETPHRRGTPQALFLRGQDANDLNLLDARVRLSVTPAGVEAFLGRQVFVPDTLWTRAQPLDATGETRLNLPETTLPAANLTYSVQATFLNSDNERRTQAQAVSYTLDPGELLLELRHDSLLARYAVRGSSQPATATLETEALNYLQVPTLRRETLTLPLARPLDARATRYRLFDAAGHEIQLTLHEDNAGLLLRSDRTTDSIRLAVENPRRLPFWYYLYRGNTLVQRGYGPDFALQTAAAGPEPWYVSVHYFWGGQLLTAEYNVPLPQHRLLIQADQPEVVYPGQRVRLQYTVTDGGGRPVPRADLTAYAHTSKFEVDEAPEIPDFEPAVAGRLSLRRFRLGAGFENQAERPGQQPLSWGAWRQRLGLDSLRFYQFLYPEYGTFHEYQPAPGGITQIAPFVVDSGRVQPAVAVYVDGVPVYVAGVNGEEPFALVADSGQHAVAVRTPNRLVTLRGVRLRHLHKLTLSIDPNRPCHELTVEKRGPLTEAERQQLQRFLLLIDKRDYDEQVLLRQGNRLQPLGAGRPVPVAGASTRRFSYSSYNRYDRADFHLAGPFRPDSVLLRRSDGLRRKFLLEPNYRFTFGAGLLKMRCVAGSEFGRLGEATSFGVLPFQDFAYTEADLKPQPATGYYRSSYSPEPELHNPVTTPAGQGRLTVRLPVPPAANAARRQPATLPPVLYTLLTQPGNPKFVRLERGLPQTIHALPTGRYRLALLLADSTVLAPAPEVSVQPNGATYVQLDSADVLPAGPAARALRRRFRQLVQERLPRPNATTQPREERREVQVTVPVVPQPGWRVQRGRIEDKQTGEGLPGVTVLLKGTTIGVSTNADGSFELSVPPDGGLLQLSYVGFVTMEYRLDGRDMLVGMVADSKHLDEVVVVGFGVEQRRRNLSASVSTITSASLSGRVAGVSIDGQPGRVAGVQIRGSSTLSGSGLPLLIVDGLPFSGNQADINPDDIAGMKVLKGAAAAATFGSRAANGVIIITTKSGVGGRRALGFDADPAPAIGPDGQPTASRDPRLSLRRRFSDSGWWRPSLVTDAQGRASTEVIVPDDITGWDTFVLASDDHARTGSFTALMRSFKAVLGELAAPRFLIEGDRAQLLGKTLNYLPDTAQVTTSFRVGEGPARSQRHQVATAALDTLTLTAPSGGPDSVAVSFQLTQPNGYQDGELRYLPVLPAGTRERVGTFAVLTATDTTLTLPIRPELGPVTVRLESDPLPTLLDEIRHVQRYAYLCNEQAASKLKTLLLEQRIREQLKQPFEGEKDVNRLIRHLLRGRHQPEGLWGTWPGAAVSPWATLHVVEALLEATQQGYAVKLDRDALRSYLLRQLDVAFADAAARAALAATPTGQRYEALYFQSDDDRIRLLQLLHRLGAQPDFRTYVLRLERETPAGKKVRQPLDRYLALANLRQQLGLPFQLDTLRRYRLRTELGGVFYADTLRDGAFYRYLLPDRTANTLLAYRLLRARGGQEAELTRIRTYLLQQRRSASHWGSTYEAALILETIVPDLLVAGSQGLMARAQFSGALSQQVSKFPFDTIVAAGAGPLVLRKEGGLPVYATAYQSFWNAAPVAVAAPFGVRTALAGQEGSRVLLKAGQPAELLVTVDVKAEAHYVLLEVPIPAGCSYGEKAPGNSFEVHREYLRHQVGIFIDVLPVGRHTFRLALQPRYRGRYTLNPAKAELMYFPTRFGRSASKQTVVE from the coding sequence GGGCCCGGCCCGAGTTTTTCACCCAGCCCGTCGACTCGTTCCCGACCGACAGCGCCGCCCTCGGCCGGCGCCGGCCGCTGCCGCCGGGCTACTACCTGGTGGCCCACACCGAAGGCGCCCAGCTGGTGTACTGGCTGCGTGCCGTCACGGACCGCCAGCTCACGCTGCTCGACAACCAGACCGACCTCACGCTGCTGGTGCGCGACTCGCTGGGCCGGCTGCTCGAAGATGCCCACGTGAGCTTGCCCAAAGGACAGCTGGTGCCTTTTGATGCCGCCACGCGCAGCTACCGCCTGCCCGGCAAAGCCGGTCGGGCCGGTTTGCTGGCCGTGGAGCACGGCGGGCGCACCACGTTTCATGCGCTGGAACAGACGTTTCCGAGTGGGGAACGGCGGCGGCCGGTCTGGGGCTGGCGGCGGGTGGTGTACGGGTTTCCGCTGGGCTACCTCACGCGGCCGGTGCGCAGCCTGTATTTCCAGCTGCGCAACCCCTCGTACACCACTACCGGGCTGGTGGGGCTGCTGCGCTCGGTGTTCAGCGAAGACGTGCGCGACCAGCGCCAGAGCCGCCGCCAGGACCGGCACCAGGACGAATGGGTAAGCTACCTCGCCCTCAGCAAGCCCCTGTACCGCCCCACCCACGACACACTGCGCCTCAAGGCCCGCATCCTGCGCCAGCGCGACGGCCGCCCCTACAACCGCCCGCTGGAGCTGTGGCTCACCGGCGACTACCAGGCCAAAACCCGGCCGTTGGCGGTGTTGAAGCCCGTGCGCCCCGGCTCCTACGAGTACACGCTGCCTCTGAGCGATACGCTGAATCTGCGCGCCGACCAGACCGTGCGCGTTCGGCTGCTGGAACCCGGCGACGCGGGCAAGCAGCTGGCCAGCGGCAGCTTCCGGCTGGAAGACTATGAGCTGAAAAACACCCGCTACACGCTGCGGGCCGCCGAAACGCCCCACCGGCGCGGCACGCCGCAGGCCCTGTTTCTGCGCGGCCAGGACGCCAACGACCTCAACCTGCTGGATGCGCGGGTGCGCCTGAGCGTGACGCCGGCCGGGGTGGAGGCCTTCCTCGGCCGCCAAGTGTTTGTGCCCGACACGCTCTGGACCCGCGCCCAGCCCCTCGATGCCACCGGCGAAACCCGCCTCAACCTGCCTGAGACCACGCTGCCCGCCGCCAACCTCACGTACTCGGTGCAGGCGACTTTCCTCAACTCCGACAACGAGCGCCGCACCCAGGCCCAGGCCGTCAGCTACACCCTCGACCCCGGCGAGCTGCTGCTGGAGCTGCGCCACGACTCGCTGCTGGCCCGCTACGCGGTGCGCGGCAGCAGCCAACCGGCTACGGCCACCCTCGAAACCGAGGCCCTCAACTACCTCCAGGTGCCCACGCTGCGCCGCGAAACCTTGACGCTCCCCCTGGCACGCCCGCTCGACGCCCGTGCCACCCGCTACCGCCTCTTCGACGCCGCCGGCCACGAAATCCAACTCACCCTCCACGAAGACAACGCCGGCCTGCTGCTGCGGTCCGACCGCACCACCGACTCCATCCGGCTGGCCGTGGAAAACCCGCGGCGGCTGCCGTTCTGGTACTACCTCTACCGCGGCAACACGCTGGTGCAGCGCGGCTACGGGCCGGATTTTGCCCTGCAGACGGCCGCCGCGGGCCCGGAGCCGTGGTACGTGTCGGTGCACTACTTCTGGGGCGGGCAGCTGCTGACGGCCGAGTACAATGTGCCGCTGCCCCAGCACCGCCTGCTGATCCAAGCCGACCAGCCCGAGGTGGTGTACCCGGGCCAGCGCGTGCGGCTGCAGTACACCGTCACGGATGGCGGCGGGCGGCCCGTGCCCCGCGCCGACCTCACGGCCTACGCCCACACCAGCAAGTTTGAAGTGGACGAAGCCCCGGAAATCCCCGATTTCGAGCCGGCCGTGGCCGGGCGGCTGTCGTTGCGGCGGTTCCGGCTGGGGGCCGGCTTCGAGAACCAGGCGGAGCGGCCGGGGCAGCAGCCGCTGAGCTGGGGCGCGTGGCGGCAGCGCCTCGGGCTGGACTCGCTGCGCTTCTACCAGTTTCTGTATCCGGAGTACGGCACGTTCCATGAGTACCAGCCCGCGCCGGGCGGCATCACCCAGATTGCGCCGTTTGTGGTGGACTCGGGGCGGGTGCAGCCGGCGGTGGCCGTGTACGTGGATGGCGTGCCGGTGTACGTGGCCGGTGTCAACGGTGAGGAGCCGTTTGCGCTGGTGGCCGACAGCGGCCAGCACGCCGTGGCTGTCCGCACGCCCAACCGCCTCGTGACCCTGCGCGGCGTGCGGCTGCGCCATCTGCACAAGCTCACGCTCAGCATCGACCCCAACCGACCCTGCCACGAGCTGACGGTGGAAAAGCGCGGCCCGCTCACGGAGGCCGAGCGCCAGCAGCTGCAACGCTTTCTGCTGCTGATCGATAAGCGCGACTACGACGAGCAGGTGTTGCTGCGCCAGGGCAACCGCCTGCAGCCCCTCGGCGCGGGCCGCCCGGTGCCGGTAGCCGGCGCTTCCACGCGCCGCTTCAGCTACAGCAGCTACAACCGCTACGACCGCGCCGACTTCCACCTCGCCGGCCCCTTCCGGCCCGATTCGGTGCTGCTGCGCCGCTCCGATGGGCTGCGGCGCAAGTTCCTGCTGGAGCCCAACTACCGCTTCACCTTCGGGGCGGGGCTGCTGAAGATGCGCTGCGTGGCCGGCTCGGAGTTTGGCCGCCTGGGCGAAGCCACCAGCTTCGGGGTGCTGCCGTTCCAGGATTTCGCCTACACCGAAGCCGACCTCAAGCCCCAGCCCGCCACCGGCTACTACCGCAGCAGCTACAGCCCCGAGCCGGAGCTGCACAACCCTGTAACCACGCCCGCCGGGCAGGGGCGCCTAACCGTGCGCCTGCCGGTGCCACCCGCCGCCAATGCGGCCCGGCGCCAGCCTGCCACGCTGCCGCCGGTACTCTACACGCTGCTCACCCAGCCCGGCAACCCCAAATTCGTGCGGCTGGAGCGCGGCCTGCCCCAGACCATCCACGCGCTGCCCACCGGCCGCTACCGCCTGGCCCTGCTGCTGGCCGACAGCACCGTGCTGGCCCCGGCCCCGGAAGTCAGCGTGCAGCCCAACGGCGCCACCTACGTGCAGCTGGATTCCGCGGACGTGCTTCCGGCCGGCCCGGCAGCGCGGGCGCTGCGCCGCCGCTTCCGGCAGTTGGTGCAGGAGCGGCTGCCCCGCCCAAATGCTACCACTCAGCCCCGCGAGGAGCGCCGCGAAGTACAGGTAACGGTGCCCGTGGTGCCGCAACCAGGCTGGCGCGTACAGCGCGGCCGCATCGAAGACAAGCAAACCGGCGAAGGCCTGCCCGGCGTCACGGTGCTGCTCAAAGGCACTACTATCGGTGTCAGCACCAACGCCGACGGCAGCTTCGAGCTGAGCGTGCCGCCGGACGGCGGCCTGCTGCAACTTTCCTATGTCGGCTTTGTGACCATGGAGTACCGGCTGGATGGGCGCGATATGCTGGTGGGAATGGTCGCTGACAGCAAGCATCTGGATGAAGTGGTAGTGGTAGGCTTCGGAGTGGAGCAGCGCCGCCGCAACCTGTCGGCTTCGGTTTCCACCATCACCAGCGCCTCACTGTCGGGCCGGGTGGCGGGTGTTTCTATTGACGGCCAGCCGGGCCGGGTGGCGGGCGTGCAGATCCGCGGGAGCAGCACGCTCAGCGGGAGCGGGTTGCCGCTGCTGATTGTGGACGGGCTGCCGTTTTCGGGCAACCAAGCCGATATCAACCCCGACGATATTGCGGGGATGAAGGTGCTGAAAGGGGCCGCCGCGGCTGCTACGTTTGGCTCGCGCGCCGCCAACGGCGTCATCATCATAACCACCAAATCCGGCGTCGGCGGCCGCAGGGCGCTGGGCTTCGACGCCGATCCGGCCCCGGCCATCGGCCCCGACGGCCAGCCCACCGCCAGCCGCGACCCGCGCCTCTCGCTGCGTCGCCGCTTCTCGGATTCCGGCTGGTGGCGGCCCTCGCTCGTCACCGATGCCCAGGGCCGGGCCAGCACCGAAGTCATCGTGCCCGACGACATCACCGGCTGGGACACCTTCGTGCTGGCCTCCGACGACCACGCCCGCACCGGCAGCTTCACGGCCCTGATGCGCTCCTTCAAGGCCGTGCTGGGCGAGCTGGCCGCGCCGCGCTTCCTCATCGAAGGCGACCGGGCGCAGCTGCTCGGCAAAACCCTCAACTACCTGCCCGACACGGCCCAGGTCACGACCAGCTTCCGGGTGGGCGAGGGGCCGGCCCGCAGCCAGCGCCACCAGGTAGCCACCGCCGCCCTCGACACGCTCACCCTCACGGCCCCCAGCGGCGGCCCCGATTCGGTGGCGGTCAGCTTCCAGCTCACCCAGCCCAATGGCTACCAGGACGGCGAGCTGCGCTACCTGCCGGTGCTGCCGGCCGGCACCCGCGAGCGGGTGGGCACCTTCGCCGTGCTCACCGCCACCGATACTACCCTCACGCTGCCCATCCGCCCCGAGCTGGGACCCGTGACGGTGCGCCTGGAAAGCGACCCGCTGCCCACGCTGCTGGATGAAATCCGGCACGTGCAGCGCTACGCCTACCTCTGCAACGAGCAGGCCGCCTCCAAGCTGAAAACCCTGCTGCTGGAGCAGCGCATCCGCGAGCAGCTCAAGCAGCCGTTTGAGGGCGAGAAGGACGTGAACCGCCTGATCCGGCACCTGCTGCGCGGGCGCCACCAGCCCGAAGGCCTGTGGGGCACCTGGCCCGGCGCGGCCGTCAGCCCCTGGGCCACGCTGCACGTGGTGGAAGCGCTGCTGGAAGCCACCCAGCAGGGCTACGCCGTGAAGCTCGACCGGGACGCGCTGCGCAGCTACCTGCTGCGGCAGCTGGATGTGGCCTTTGCCGATGCCGCCGCCCGCGCTGCGCTGGCCGCCACGCCCACCGGTCAGCGCTACGAGGCCTTGTATTTCCAATCCGACGACGACCGGATCCGGCTGCTGCAGCTGCTGCACCGCCTCGGTGCCCAGCCCGATTTCCGCACCTACGTGCTGCGCCTGGAGCGCGAAACCCCGGCGGGCAAAAAGGTCCGCCAGCCCCTCGACCGGTACTTGGCCCTGGCCAACCTGCGCCAGCAGCTGGGGCTGCCGTTTCAGCTGGACACGCTGCGCCGCTACCGTTTGCGCACTGAGCTCGGCGGCGTGTTCTATGCCGATACGCTGCGCGACGGCGCGTTTTACCGCTACCTGCTGCCCGACCGCACCGCCAACACGCTGCTGGCCTACCGCCTGCTGCGCGCCCGCGGTGGCCAGGAAGCCGAGCTGACCCGCATCCGGACCTACCTGCTGCAGCAGCGCCGCAGCGCCAGCCACTGGGGCAGCACCTACGAGGCCGCCCTCATTCTGGAAACTATTGTGCCCGACCTGCTGGTGGCTGGTTCTCAGGGCCTGATGGCCCGCGCCCAATTTAGCGGCGCGCTCAGCCAGCAGGTAAGCAAATTTCCGTTCGACACCATCGTGGCGGCCGGGGCCGGGCCGCTGGTGCTGCGCAAGGAAGGCGGCCTGCCGGTGTATGCCACGGCGTATCAGTCGTTTTGGAATGCCGCGCCGGTGGCGGTGGCCGCGCCGTTTGGGGTGCGCACCGCGCTGGCCGGGCAGGAGGGCAGCCGCGTGCTGCTGAAGGCCGGCCAGCCCGCCGAGCTGCTCGTGACCGTGGACGTGAAGGCCGAAGCCCACTACGTGCTGCTGGAAGTGCCCATCCCGGCCGGCTGCTCCTACGGCGAAAAAGCGCCCGGTAACTCGTTCGAGGTGCACCGCGAATACCT